From a region of the Kwoniella mangroviensis CBS 8507 chromosome 1 map unlocalized Ctg01, whole genome shotgun sequence genome:
- a CDS encoding cystathionine beta-synthase has product MSGETQPQHHWQGVLSSALDAVGHTPLVRLQRIAKEEGLNCNLLGKCEFFSAGGSVKDRIANRMVEQAEKKGVLIPGQSIIIEPTSKLDLALPLFCPSAHKCINLGGNTGIGLALACAIKGYQCIITLPAKMSLEKEVMLRALGAEIVRTPTEAAWDSSESHIGVARKLQKSIPGGVILDQYSNPHNPLAHYYGTYEEIMHSLKTSDLPRKDISLLVAGAGTGGTITGLGRAIRDYEASLPHTNGNSASHGRTTIIAVDPEGSILGGGEPGNYQVEGIGYDFFPEVLDPNPPVVDKWLKTNDEEAFDATKRLIRKEGLFVGGSSGSALSGTLRYLHSEEGKHIAEDPNANVVVILPDGVRNYMSKSWFLETSKLPTGENMEEKEDIKSTIRGILGRDLNDVMSVVDSKREKGEKLENGD; this is encoded by the exons ATGAGCGGCGagactcaacctcaacatcattGGCAGGGTGTCCTGTCCTCTGCGCTGGACGCAGTGGGTCATACTCCTTTGGTCAGATTACAGCGGATagccaaggaagaagggcTTAACTGCAATTTAT TGGGGAAATGCGAGTTCTTCTCTGCAGGTGGAAGTGTCAAAGACAGGATAGCaaat AGAATGGTAGAGCAGGCTGAGAAAAAGGGTGTTCTGATACCTGGACAAAGTATAATCATCGAGCCTACCAGTAAGCTAGATCTGGCACTCCCTCTTTTTTGCCCTTCAGCTCACAAATGTATCAATCTAGGTGGTAATACGG GAATTGGTCTCGCCCTTGCTTGCGCTATAAAAGGATATCA GTGTATTATCACACTTCCAGCCAAGATGAGtctggagaaggaagtgatgTTACGTGCATTGGGAGCCGAGATAGTCAGGACACC GACTGAAGCAGC TTGGGATAGTTCCGAGAGTCATATCG GTGTTGCACGAAAGTTGCAGAAATCAATACCTGGAGGTGTGATTTTAGATCAGTACTCCAATCCTCATAATCCTCTAGCTCACTACTATGGTACATACGAGGAGATAATG CATTCGCTCAAAACGTCTGACTTACCACGTAAAGATATATCTCTCCTGGTCGCAGGCGCAGGTACAGGCGGTACAATCACAGGTCTAGGACGCGCTATCAGGGATTATGAAGCTTCTTTGCCTCATACCAACGGGAACTCTGCTTCTCATGGTAGAACGACCATAATAGCTGTTGATCCGGAAGGATCGATATTGGGTGGAGGTGAACCCGGAAATTATCAAGTGGAAGGTATAGGATAT GATTTCTTCCCTGAGGTTTTGGATCCAAATCCACCAGTGGTAGATAAATGGTTAAAAACcaatgatgaagaggcttTTGACGCTACCAAGCGGCTGAT TCGAAAAGAAGGACTCTTTGTAGGTGGTTCATCCGGATCAGCCCTATCCGGTACCCTACGATACCTCCAttcggaagaaggaaaaCATATAGCAGAAGATCCAAATGCCAACGTAGTCGTGATCTTGCCGGATGGAGTAAGGAATTATATGTCCAAATCTTGGTTCCTCGAGACATCTAAACTTCCTACAGGAGAGAatatggaagagaaagaggatattaAGAGTACCATTAGGGGTATATTGGGTAGAGATTTGAATGACGTGATGAGCGTGGTGGACAGTAAAAGGGAGAAAGGGGAGAAGTTGGAAAATGGTGATTGA